The Bos javanicus breed banteng chromosome 18, ARS-OSU_banteng_1.0, whole genome shotgun sequence genome has a segment encoding these proteins:
- the ZNF329 gene encoding zinc finger protein 329 — MTAWNVPEEGLSCDVEMEAFTREAPRLCTPGASWDSENPEGRSRRSALTQEEPGAREAAPEHPGFRKHLSVSADLPQGQRVPATNGFRVGGSDVKSLDCDPASHNGQKSYTAKRAGDRDSCGKAFGHSVEVTQCGRTQTRETPYRCPDSVRPLSHFTPLGQQKILTRGKRLYEGEDFGGLFTLSPSLSESRRSSPGEKLYKCTECGKCFKRNSSLVLHHRTHTGEKPYTCNECGKSFSKNYNLIVHQRIHTGEKPYKCSKCGKAFSDGSALTQHQRIHTGEKPYECPECGKTFNRNSSLILHQRTHTGEKPYRCNECGKPFTDISHLTVHLRIHTGEKPYECSRCGKAFRDGSYLTQHERTHTGEKPFECTECGKSFNRNSHLIVHQKIHSGEKPFECKECGKTFIESAYLIRHQRIHTGEKPYGCDQCQKLFRNIAGLIRHQRTHTGEKPYECNQCGRAFRDSSCLTKHRRIHTRETPYRCPECGKSFRQNSHLAVHQRLHSREGPGHCPQCGKTFRRGSALARHQRSHPGEQPVGV, encoded by the coding sequence ATGACAGCTTGGAATGTGCCTGAGGAAGGACTGTCCTGCGACGTGGAGATGGAGGCATTCACGAGAGAGGCTCCTCGCCTTTGCACTCCAGGGGCCAGCTGGGACTCTGAGAACCCAGAGGGACGTTCGAGGCGATCAGCCTTAACTCAGGAGGAGCCAGGGGCCCGGGAGGCAGCTCCTGAACATCCTGGGTTTAGGAAGCATTTGAGCGTGAGCGCAGATCTTCCACAAGGTCAGAGAGTTCCTGCGACAAACGGTTTCCGtgtaggtggctcagatgttaaaagtCTGGATTGTGACCCAGCTTCACATAATGGTCAGAAGAGCTACACAGCTAAGAGAGCGGGTGACAGGGACTCCTGTGGGAAAGCCTTCGGCCATTCCGTGGAAGTGACTCAGTGTGGGAGAACTCAGACCCGAGAGACGCCTTATAGATGCCCTGACAGTGTTAGGCCTCTCAGCCACTTTACTCCCCTTGGCCAACAGAAAATCTTGACACGAGGGAAGAGACTGTATGAAGGCGAGGACTTTGGGGGCCTTTTTACCCTGAGTCCATCTCTTAGTGAAAGCAGGAGGAGCAGCCCTGGAGAGAAGTTGTATAAATGTACCGAGTGCGGCAAGTGCTTCAAGCGAAACTCTTCTCTTGTCTTGCATCACCGAACTCACACTGGGGAGAAGCCTTACACTTGTAATGAGTGTGGAAAGTCCTTCAGCAAGAACTACAACCTAATTGTGCACCAAAGAATCCATACAGGAGAGAAGCCCTACAAGTGCAGTAAATGCGGGAAGGCCTTCAGTGACGGGTCAGCTCTGACACAACACCAGAGAATTCACACCGGGGAGAAACCTTATGAGTGTCCGGAATGTGGGAAAACCTTCAACCGAAATTCGTCCCTGATCCTCCATCAGAGGACTCACACGGGGGAGAAGCCATACCGCTGTAACGAGTGTGGGAAGCCTTTTACAGACATCTCCCACCTCACCGTGCACCTCAGGATCCACACTGGCGAGAAGCCCTATGAATGCAGCAGATGCGGAAAGGCCTTCCGGGACGGCTCATACCTCACCCAGCACGAGAGGactcacactggagagaagccctTTGAGTGCACAGAATGCGGGAAGTCCTTCAACCGCAATTCCCACCTCATCGTGCATCAAAAGATTCACTCGGGGGAGAAGCCCTTCGAGTGCAAAGAGTGCGGGAAGACGTTCATCGAGAGCGCGTACCTCATCCGGCACCAGAGGATTCACACTGGCGAGAAGCCCTACGGCTGCGACCAGTGCCAGAAGCTGTTCCGGAACATCGCTGGCCTCATCCGGCACCAGAGGACTcacacgggcgagaagccctACGAGTGTAATCAGTGCGGCCGGGCCTTCAGGGACAGCTCCTGTCTGACCAAGCACAGGAGGATCCACACCAGGGAGACGCCATACCGGTGCCCAGAGTGCGGCAAGTCCTTCCGGCAGAACTCTCACCTGGCGGTGCACCAGAGACTCCACAGCAGGGAGGGCCCCGGCCACTGTCCGCAGTGTGGGAAGACGTTCCGGAGAGGCTCCGCCCTCGCCCGACACCAGCGCTCACACCCCGGCGAGCAGCCCGTGGGCGTTTAG